The proteins below are encoded in one region of Purpureocillium takamizusanense chromosome 11, complete sequence:
- a CDS encoding uncharacterized protein (EggNog:ENOG503P5BZ~COG:A) gives MADKLRNQQELERLQAKFLGTGHPDTTSWEWRTNIQRDTYSSIVGHRPLLAYVAVAENEPISKVRAKLIRQMVQPCGPPPPRDGEEPLPENQN, from the exons ATG GCCGACAAGCTTCGAAACCagcaggagctcgagcgcctGCAAGCAAAGTTCCTTGGTACGGGCCATCCAGACACCACGAGCTGGGAGTGGAGGACAAACATTCAACGCGACACGTATTCGTCCATTGTTGGCCACCGCCCTCTGCTTGCCtacgtcgccgttgccgagaACGAGCCTATTTCCAAGGTCCGCGCGAAACTGATCCGC CAAATGGTCCAGCCGTgcgggccgccaccgccacgaGATGGCGAGGAACCGCTCCCCGAGAACCAGAACTAG